CGGGAAGCTGGCGGTGTCCGGGCCCGATCAGGAGCCCCGCCGGTACAGCGATACCGCGTTCGGCAGTGGGTGGTTCGTGGCCAAGACCGACGGAAAGGCTCCGGGAGCAACCGCCGCGGCGAGCGACGAGCCGCACGGGGCGCCGGACAGCGCGCCGGAGGGCAACCCGGCCGGCACGGCACCCGAGGCCACGGTAACCACCGGCAACGACACCGAGCCGGCCGGCGATACCGCGAACGGGACCGAACCGGCCGGCAAAACCGCCACCGGCACCGAACCGGCCGGGAAGCCCGCCAACGGCACCGAACCGGCCGGGAAGCCCGCCACCGGCACCGAACCGGCGGGCAAGCCCGCGAACGGCACCAAGCCCGCCGGCGAGAACGGCGACCTGGGGAAGCACCTGCCGCTCTCCGCCGCCGACCTGGACGCCATCCGCTGGCGGCTGGACGGCGGAACGCTTCGTGAGGTGGTCGACGACCGGAACGCCTTGCGCGATCTCGGGGAGCGCCTGGACGGGCCGCTCGCCGACGAGGCCGACAACGTGGTCAAGGCGGGGCTGCTCAGCGTACGGGCGGAGGTCTACCGGCTGCTCGGCGAGCTGGGGATGGCGGCGGCCGCGAGCCGGCTCGCGCTGGCCCACGCGGAGTCGGCGCAGGACGAGCAGTCGATGGTGATCGCGCAGGCGGAGCTGGCGCACGTGTTGCGGCTGCGCGGGGACTGGATGGAGGCGGACCGGCTGTTCCAGCGGGCGGTGGACTCCGACGTCTCGGCGGCGGTGCGCAGCGTGGTGCACGAGAACGCCGGGCGGAGCGCGTTCGACCAGGGGCGGCACATGGAGGCGCTGGATCACTTCGCGCGCGCGATCCGGCTCGGCGCCACCGAGGACACCGATCTGGTGGAGCGGATCGGCGTGTGCCTGGAGGCGGTCTACATCCACGTGCTGCGGGACGGCTGGGGTCCCTATCCGCGGCGGTCCGAGGAGATCCTGGCGCCGCTGAGCGGGCGCAACAGCGAGGAACCGGCGGAGGACGCGGCACCACCGGCGGAGCGGCGGGGCGCGGAGGCCTTCGACGAGGTCACCGCGGAACACCCGATCGTCGGGGAGAAGGGCTGATCGCGGGACTGCCGGGCGCGACCTGGGCGGTTCAGACGCCGACGGCGGTCTCCTCGGGCCGCTCCGCCGGGGTCCGGCCGGCCAGCGTCACCCCGGCGCTGGCCAGCGTGACCAGCAGCAGCGCGAGGATCTCGACGGGGCCGAGCCGCTGCCCGAGGACGAGCAGGCCGGCCAGGGCGGCGGCCGGCCGGCTCCAGGCTCATCAGGATGCCGAAGACCCGGGTCGGGATCCGGCGCAGCGCTGTCATCTCCAGTCCGTACGGGATCACCGAGGAGAGCAGGGCGACGGCGGCGCCGCCGAGCAACAGGTGCGGATGGTCGACGACACCGGCCGCGCCGGGCAGGCCGAACGGGGCGGCCAGCAGCGCGCCGACCGCGAGCGCGACGGCCAGGCCGCCGGTGCCCGGGACGAGCGCGCCGACCCGGGCGCTGAACACGATGTAGCCGGCCCAGCACAGGCCGGCCAGCAGGGCCAGGGCCAGCCCGCCGAGCGGGGCCGAGCCACCCGAGTGCAGGCCGAGCAGGACCACGCCGGCGCCGGCCAGCAGCGCCCAGAGCAGGTCGACCAGGCGGCGGGTCTGCACCAGGGCGAGCAGCAGCGGGCCGAGGAACTCGACGGTGACCGCGGTACCCAGCGGGACGCTGCGGATCGCCAGGTAGAAGACCAGGTTCATGGCGCCCATGAACAGCCCGAGCAGCAGCGCGGCCCGCCAGGCGGCGGCCGGCCAGCGCCGCGGGCGGGGCCGGGCGAGCAGGCCGAGGACCAGCGCCGCGACGGTCAGCCGCAGGAGGGTGACGCCGGCCGCGCCGAGGTCGTCGAAGAGCATCCGGGCGGTCGCGCTGCCGATCTGGACCGAGCCGATGCCGGCCAGGACGAGCAGCGGCGCGGGAACCCGTTTCATCTGTCACTCCGTTCGCAGGGCCACCACCGGGTCCAGCCGGCCGGCCCGCTGTGCTGGCACTACGCCGAAGATGATGCCGACCGCCGCGGACACCCCGAACGCCAGGGTCATCGACCACCAGGTGAGCGCGGCCGGCACCGGGCTGAGTCCGTCGACCAGCAGCGCGCCGGCGGCGCCGAGCGCCATGCCCAGCACGCCCCCGGTGGTGGTCAGCAGCACCGCTTCGAGCAGGAACTGGACGCCGATGTCGCGGGGCCGGGCGCCGACCGCCTTGCGCAGGCCGATCTCCTTGGTGCGTTCGCGCACCGAGACCAGCATGATGTTGGAGACGCCGACGCCGCCGACCAGCAGGCTGATCCCGGCGATCGCGGCGAGCACCCCGGTGAGCACGCCGAGGATGTCGCCGAGCACGCCGAGGATCTGTTCCTGGGTGACGGCGCTGAAGTCGGTGTCCGGGTGCCGCTGGGTCAGCGTCGCGACGACGTCCTTGCCTAGCTGGTCGATGCGGTCGCGGTCCGGGGCCCGGATGGCGAGGCCGTCGATCCGGTCGGTGCCGAGCAGCCGCTGCGCGGCGGTGACCGGTACGTGCACCTCGTTGTCCCGGTCGACGCCGAGGCTCTGGCCGAGCCGCTCGAAGACCCCGATGACCCGGAACCGGACGCCCCCGATGGTCAGCTGCCGGCCGATCGGGTCCCGGTCGGCGAACAGGGTGCGGGCCACGCCGGCGCCGAGCACCACGACGCGGCGGCCGGTGCTGACGTCGGTGCGGGTCAGGTAGCCGCCGCGGGACAGGTGCCTGACGAAGACCGTCGGCGTGGTCTCGAGGACGCCCTGCATGCTGGCGAAACCGGACCGGGAGCCGGCCCGGACGGTCTCGCCGGAGGCGATGGTGACGGCGACCCGGGAGCGATCCCCGACGACCCGGCTGACCGCGTCGGCGTCGTCCAGGGTGAGCGGGGAACTGGTCGGGGCGGCGCCGGCAGCCAGCCGGCCGGGCACCACGATCAGCAGGTTCGAGCCGAGCCCCTCGACCTGGTTCTCGATCTGCTGTTTCGTGCCGGTGCCGATCGCCACCAGCGCGACCACGGCGGCCACCCCGATCACCACGCCGAGCATGGTGAGCAGGCTGCGCAGGCGGTTGGCCCGCAGCGCGTCCAGGGCGACCCGCCACGCCTCGGCGACTCTCATGCCTCGATCAGCCCGTCCCGCATCCGGATCTGCCGGTGGGCCCGCTGCGCCACGTCCCGGTCGTGGGTGACCAGGACGACGGCGACCCCGTCGGCGTTGAGCGACTCCAGCAGGGTGAGGATGGATTCCCCGGTGGCGGAGTCGAGGTTGCCGGTGGGTTCGTCGGCCAGCAGCAGCGAAGGCCCGGTGACCAGCGCCCGCGCGATCGCCACCCGCTGCTGCTCGCCGCCGGAGAGCTGGTTGGGCCGGTGCCCGATCCGGTGGGCCAGCCCGACCCGCTCCAGCATCGCGGCCGCCCGGGCCCGGCGTTCGCGGCGCCCCACGCCGCGATAGACCAGCGGCAACCCGACGTTGTCCTGCGCTGTGGTCCGGGCCAGCAGGTGGAACGACTGGAAGACGAACCCGATGGTGGTGTTGCGCAGCTCGGCCAGGTCGTTCGGGGACAGCGCGCCGACGTCCCGGCCACCGATCAGCAGCGAGCCGCTGGTCGGCCGGTCCAGACCGCCGAGCAGGTGCATCAGTGTCGACTTGCCGGAACCGGACGTGCCGACGATGGCCAGGTAGTCGCCGGGCTCGACGGTGAGCGAGACGCCGCGCAGCGCCGGGACGGAGACGCCGTCCAGCTGGTAGGTGCGGGTCACGTCGGTGGCGACGACGGCCGGGGTGCTCATCGATGCGCTCGCCAGCTCGCTCACCGGGCCCGGTCGCCGGGTTCCACCTGGTCGGCGCCGGCGACCACGATCTGCTGGCCGGCGTCCACCCCGGCGACCACCTGGACGGTCTCCTCGCCCTGCACGCCGAGGCGCACCGGCACCGGCTGGTAGCGCCCGTCGCGGACCGCCCAGACGGTGTCCCTCCCGTCGGTGCTGACCACCGCGGAGGCCGGTACGGTGACCGCGTCCTCGACCTGGCGGACCTTGAGCCGGACGATGGCGCTCATCCCCGGCCGCGGGCTGGGTGCCGCGCCGCCGCTGTCGGCGAACTTCCCGCCGCCCAGGTCGAGCCGCACCCGGTAGGACACCCCGCCGCGCGCCGAGGTGGTGGGCAGCAGGTCGACCGAGCGGACCGTGGCCTGGTAGGTGGCGCCGGTCGCGGCGTCCAGCTCGACGTCGGCCCGCACGCCCGGCTTGACCAGCAGGACGTCGGTCTCGTCGACCTCGGCGGCCAGTCCGAGCCGGCCCATGTCGATCACGGTGAGCAGCGGGGTGCCGGCGGCCACGTAGGAGCCCTCGGTGATCGCCGAGTCGACGCCCTCGGCCGGCGTGGTGGCATTCGTCCCGCCGGTCCCCAGCAGGGACGACAGATCCGGGCCGGCCGGCGACGCGGCCCCGCCGAACTGGACCACGCCCGAGACGGGAGCACGCAGGGTGAGCGCGTCCACGGCGGCGTCCGCCAGGGCGTACGCCTGCTGTGCCTGCATCCGTTGCGCGGCGGACAGTGAGCTGACCGCCTCGCCGAGCGACGCGACCCCCCGCTGCACCGCGCGGACCGCGGCGGCGGCCGCGTCGGAGGCCGCGGCATACTGCTCCCGCGCGGTGCCGACCTGCTCGATCAGGGCTTTCCGCAGGGTCGGGTCGGCGATCTTCGCGGCCGCCGCCCGGGCCTGGCGGAACGCTTTCTCGGCGCGCCGGTCGGTGCTCTCGCGCACCTCGGTGAAGTCACCGGACGGCACGCCGCCGCCGGACGGCGACCGGTCGAGGGCGTCCTTCGCGGCATCCCGGCGGCGCTCCAGCTCGGGCGAGGTGATGACGGCCAGGACGGCACCCTTCCGCACCCGGTCGCCCGGCTCGACGAGCACGTCGGAGACGGTGCCGGCGGCGGGAGCGCTGAGCGTGGCGGCGGTGCGGGCGGTGACCGAGCCGGGCGCCTCGACGATCTCGTCGACGGTGCCGACAGTGGCGGTGCCGAGGCGGACTGAGGTGGGGTCGGAGTCGCAGGAGGCGGCGGTCAGTAGCAGGAGCACCAGGGAGCCGCCGGCGATCATCGCGGTGCGGGACACAGAGGCCACTCTATGTCGGATCACGCCCGGACGAGAGGCCGGGAAAGCGGAGCGAGGGGCCGGGGAAAGCCGAACGGGCCGCCCCGGAGAGGGACGGCCCGCGCTCGGCGGGAGTGATCAGGTACCCGGGCGACGCCCGAAGACCTTCACCGTCGAGCCGATCTTGCCGATGCCGTAGTACTTCTTGGCATCCTGCTGGAGCAGGTTGACGCAACCGTGCGAACCACGCCACTTGTCGTGGATGTACGTGGTGGTCTGGTGGAACCCGCGCCCGCCGATGAAGCGCTGCCAGTACGGCAGCCACACCTCGTACGGATCGGACCATTCCCGCTTCGTCCGCTTGTTGATCGAGAAGGTGCCGGCCGGCGTCCGGTACCCCTTCATGCCGGTACGGGTGATGGTCGGCTTGACGTAGACCTTCCCGTTCTTCATCACCCACGTCGTCTGATGGGTCAGGTCGACGCAGAAGGTGATGCCCTTCCGCTTGGGCTGGCAGGCCGCCGTCCTCGTCGCCGCCAGTCGTTTGGCGACGTCGTAGGTGGTCGGGCCGGCCAGGCCCTTGGCCGGCGAGATGCCGAACCGGTTCTGGAACTTGATGATCGCGGCACAGTCCGCGGCGGACTGCTTGCCGTCGACCGTCACCGTGCCGTAGCCACCCAGCTGCTTGAGGTAGCCCTCGACCTGCTTCTGGTACTTGCCGGTCGCGCACGATGCGGCCGCCGCCCTGGTGACCACCGTGGTCGCCACCGTGGCGGTGACCGGCGCGCTCCGCACGGCCGCGCCGGCGCCGGCCGGTGCCAGTGCGAACGCACCGAGTCCGCCGCCCACCACGGCGGCCAGCGCCGCTGTGGTGAGACGCGCGGTAACACGTATCACTGCCAAATCACATCCTCCCCAGGAGTGTCGTCCGCACATCGAAGCACAGCCGCCCCACCACGACGCTCAGGGGAAGGGACGGTGACACAAAACCGGGATGCCGATCGGCATCCCGGTCCCGGGGAAGAGGTTTTCTACTTGGGGGTGGCGAAGTCCTGCACCCAGTACGGGGTGTCGTCGCGATCCAGCGCCAGGCCGACGCCCATCTGGTCGAGCTTGCAGTCGAGGATGTTCTCCCGGTGCTCCGGGCTGTTCATCCAGCCGTCCATCGCCTCCCACGGGCTGTCCTGGCCGCGAGCGATGTTCTCGCCGTACCACCGCCAGGAGTAGCCGGCCTCGCTGACCCGCTCGCCGGCCCGGTCGCCGTTCGGCGACGCGTGCTCGAAGTAGTCGCGGCGGGCCATGTCGGCCGCGTGCCGGTTGGCCGCGTCGATCAGCCGGCGGTCGATGGTGACCGGCCGGCAGCCGGCGCGCTCGCGGTACCGGTTGACCAGGGCCAGGATCTGCTGCTGGACCGGCGCGACCGGGCTGGACGAGATGCTCTGCGCGGTGACCGCGGTGCGGGAGGCGGCGATCGGGTCGGCCGCCGCGGCGAAACCGTAGTTCTTGCGCGGGGTCTCCGCCTTGATCCGGGCCGGCGCCCGCTTCGGTTCCTCCGCCGGCCCCGCCGACGGCTCGTCCGCCGGTTCCTCGGACGGCTCCGCCGGCTCGCCCGACGGCGCCTCCGCCGGCCGCTGGGCGCGGTGGGCGGACCCGCCGCCGGGCGCCTCCGGGAGAGTGCTGCCGGGCGTCACATCCGGAATCCTCGGCACGTCGACCACATCGGAGTCCGGCTCCTCCTCCACGTACTCATCGCCCGCGCCGTCGAACAACGGCTCACCGAACACATTGAAGCCAGAGAAATCGTCATCCGGCGGCTCCTGCGCCAACGCGCGTGTCGTGACCGCTCCACCGGCGACGAGAGCCGCGGCAGCCACGCCGAGCACAACCAGAGGCTTACGCATAACTGAAGTCGATCCCATTCCTCAGCGCGCCCCGCCTTTCCGGGGCGCTCCCGGAGTTGACCAACGTCACAGACGCGAGGCGGTCACTTCGCCGCCGGACCCGCCTCCGGTCACCGCTGTTTCGACAACCATTTATCCGTACGGCATGAGCTGCGTAAAGTCCGATCAGGGCAGAGCACACGCGTCGCACAATCGCACTGGATTCCGGCACACTTCCCGCTATCGGGGTAATCCGCAAAGGCGTTCTTGCCGTCCACCCGGCTGGTCCCGGAATCGCATCGACCGCCGCTACGGTTCCCCGGTGCGAAACCGATACCTGGACCTGCTTCGTGCCGCCGCGATCGTCCGGGTGATCGTCTACCACCTCTTCGGATGGTCCTGGCTGTCCATCGTGATGCCCGCCATGGGCGTCATGTTCGCGCTGGCCGGATCGCTGACCGCGGCGTCGCTGGAGAAGCGGCCGGCGAATCGGGTCGTCACGTCCCGGCTGCGCCGGCTGCTCCCGCCGCTGTGGCTGCTCGGGCTCATCGCCGTCCCGGTGATGATCGCCCTGGGCTGGGCGCAGGAGGAGGACGGCGAACACCCCTTCACGCCGTGGAAGCTCGCCTTCTGGATACTGCCGCTCGGCGACCCGCCCGGCAGCGACCTCGGCATCGACTCCTGGGAGCCGCTCTGGTACATCCGGGCGTACGTCTGGTTCATCCTGCTCTCCCCGCTGCTCTGGGTCGTCTGGAAGAGGCTGGGCCCGGCCTGCTGGCTGCTGGTGTTCGCGCCGATCGCCGCGATCGTGGTGCTCGACAAGACCGGCTTCGCGCTGCCGGAGACCGCCGACGCGGTGATGTGGGACTTCGTCACCTACGGCGCCTGCTGGATCATGGGTTTCGCACACCGGGACGGGCGGCTGGCCCGGCTGCACCCGACGAGCGTGCTGCTCCTCGCCGCGATGCTCGGCGGGGCGGCACTGTACTGGCAGAACGGGCACCAGGGTGAGGACGCCTGGGACCTGAACGACGTCTCCGAGTCGCAGTCGCTCTACTCCCTGGCCTTCGTGCTGCTGACGCTGCGCTGGCAGCCGGGCATGGCGTGGCTGGCCCGGGTCCGGCCGCTGGACCGGGCGGTGACGCTGCTGAACAACCGGGCGGTCACCGTCTACCTGTGGCACAACCTGGCGATCGCGGCGATCTGGCCGCTCCTGACCTTCCTCGCCCTCGACGACCTCGGGCACCTGGAGAAGCCGGTGACACTGGGCATGACGTTCCTGCTGACCGGGGTCGCGGTGCTGCTGTTCGGCTGGGTCGAGGACCTGGCCGCCCAGCGCCGGCCGCGGCTGTGGCCGGACGCCGTCCCCGCTCGCGCGGTGAGCACCGCCACGCCCGATCCGGTGGCCGTGCCGATGGAACCGACCGGGCCGGTGCCGGCCGGCTGGCCCGAGGTGGGCCGGGACGGCATGCCGCGGGCCGGGTGGAGTGACGCGGGCCGCGACGGGCAGCCGTTCGCCGGGCGGCCACCGGCCGGGGTGAGCCGGCACAGCGCGCCGCCGGCCGACGGACGCAAGGCCCGCCGGGCGGCCAAGAAGCGCGACGAGAACAACCTGATCCCCACCTGGTGGGCGCCCGAGGAGTGACGAGCCGCCGGCTCCGGTGCGCGCGGTGGGCGGCTGCCCACCGGGGCCGGCCCCATCGCCGTACCGAAAATGATCGGCCCTGGGCGAGCCGGGCCGGTGCCCGGCAAGTCGGCCGGTCAAAGCGAGCAAAGCTCGCGAAGGCGGATCTTCTCCTCGGTAGCCTGAGGCCGTGGGGCAGCAGACACAGGCGCTGGCTCCGGCGCTCGACGCCGGGGTGATGGCGCTGGTCTTCCGCGCCGGACCGCTCTACTGCGCGCTGACCCTCAACGAGGTCCTGGAGACCATGCGGCCGCTGCCGACCCGGCCGCTGGCCGGCACCCCGCCCTACGTGCTGGGCCTGACGATCCTGCGCGGCGAACCCGCCCCGGTGATCGACGTGACCCGGCTGCTGACAGGGACCACGTCCGAGATTGATAGGTACGTGGCGGTGCGGGCCGGGCGCGGTCCGGTGGCCTGCGCGACGGGGCCGGTGCTCGGCGTGCGGACCGTCGAGGCGACCGCGCCGGACGGACCGAACACGCTGTTCACCGGGGCGTCCCGATCGCTGGTGGCGGCCGTCGGGACGATCGGCACCGAGCCGCTGCTGGTGCTGCGCGCCATCCGGACCGTGCCGGACGAGGTCTGGGAGCTGGCGGGCCGGGACGGCGGGACGGGAGGGACGCCGTGAGGCATGTCGTGCGGGAGGACCCGCCGCTGGTGCGGTTCCGCGGGATTCTCGAGCAGCGGCTGGGCTGGGTCACCGCGGACACCGAGGCGGTGCCGGTCCTGCCGGTGCTGGCCGAGCGGGCCGCGGCCCGGCGGATGTCCGAGAACGAGTACCTGAATCGGCTGTCGGTGCGGGACTGGCCGGAGGAGACCACGGTGCTGGCCGAGCGGCTCAGCATCACCGAGACCTATTTCTTCCGGCACGCCGACCAGTTCCGGGCGCTCGCCGAGCGGGTGCTGCCGGAGCGCGTCACGGCCCGGGCCGGGCAGCGGGCGCTGCGACTGCTGTCGGTCGGGTGCTCGTCGGGCGAGGAGGCGTACTCGCTGGCCATCGTGGC
This window of the Actinoplanes oblitus genome carries:
- a CDS encoding efflux RND transporter periplasmic adaptor subunit; protein product: MSRTAMIAGGSLVLLLLTAASCDSDPTSVRLGTATVGTVDEIVEAPGSVTARTAATLSAPAAGTVSDVLVEPGDRVRKGAVLAVITSPELERRRDAAKDALDRSPSGGGVPSGDFTEVRESTDRRAEKAFRQARAAAAKIADPTLRKALIEQVGTAREQYAAASDAAAAAVRAVQRGVASLGEAVSSLSAAQRMQAQQAYALADAAVDALTLRAPVSGVVQFGGAASPAGPDLSSLLGTGGTNATTPAEGVDSAITEGSYVAAGTPLLTVIDMGRLGLAAEVDETDVLLVKPGVRADVELDAATGATYQATVRSVDLLPTTSARGGVSYRVRLDLGGGKFADSGGAAPSPRPGMSAIVRLKVRQVEDAVTVPASAVVSTDGRDTVWAVRDGRYQPVPVRLGVQGEETVQVVAGVDAGQQIVVAGADQVEPGDRAR
- a CDS encoding ABC transporter permease, with amino-acid sequence MRVAEAWRVALDALRANRLRSLLTMLGVVIGVAAVVALVAIGTGTKQQIENQVEGLGSNLLIVVPGRLAAGAAPTSSPLTLDDADAVSRVVGDRSRVAVTIASGETVRAGSRSGFASMQGVLETTPTVFVRHLSRGGYLTRTDVSTGRRVVVLGAGVARTLFADRDPIGRQLTIGGVRFRVIGVFERLGQSLGVDRDNEVHVPVTAAQRLLGTDRIDGLAIRAPDRDRIDQLGKDVVATLTQRHPDTDFSAVTQEQILGVLGDILGVLTGVLAAIAGISLLVGGVGVSNIMLVSVRERTKEIGLRKAVGARPRDIGVQFLLEAVLLTTTGGVLGMALGAAGALLVDGLSPVPAALTWWSMTLAFGVSAAVGIIFGVVPAQRAGRLDPVVALRTE
- a CDS encoding L,D-transpeptidase family protein translates to MAVIRVTARLTTAALAAVVGGGLGAFALAPAGAGAAVRSAPVTATVATTVVTRAAAASCATGKYQKQVEGYLKQLGGYGTVTVDGKQSAADCAAIIKFQNRFGISPAKGLAGPTTYDVAKRLAATRTAACQPKRKGITFCVDLTHQTTWVMKNGKVYVKPTITRTGMKGYRTPAGTFSINKRTKREWSDPYEVWLPYWQRFIGGRGFHQTTTYIHDKWRGSHGCVNLLQQDAKKYYGIGKIGSTVKVFGRRPGT
- a CDS encoding chemotaxis protein CheW; translation: MGQQTQALAPALDAGVMALVFRAGPLYCALTLNEVLETMRPLPTRPLAGTPPYVLGLTILRGEPAPVIDVTRLLTGTTSEIDRYVAVRAGRGPVACATGPVLGVRTVEATAPDGPNTLFTGASRSLVAAVGTIGTEPLLVLRAIRTVPDEVWELAGRDGGTGGTP
- a CDS encoding CAP domain-containing protein yields the protein MRKPLVVLGVAAAALVAGGAVTTRALAQEPPDDDFSGFNVFGEPLFDGAGDEYVEEEPDSDVVDVPRIPDVTPGSTLPEAPGGGSAHRAQRPAEAPSGEPAEPSEEPADEPSAGPAEEPKRAPARIKAETPRKNYGFAAAADPIAASRTAVTAQSISSSPVAPVQQQILALVNRYRERAGCRPVTIDRRLIDAANRHAADMARRDYFEHASPNGDRAGERVSEAGYSWRWYGENIARGQDSPWEAMDGWMNSPEHRENILDCKLDQMGVGLALDRDDTPYWVQDFATPK
- a CDS encoding acyltransferase family protein, yielding MRNRYLDLLRAAAIVRVIVYHLFGWSWLSIVMPAMGVMFALAGSLTAASLEKRPANRVVTSRLRRLLPPLWLLGLIAVPVMIALGWAQEEDGEHPFTPWKLAFWILPLGDPPGSDLGIDSWEPLWYIRAYVWFILLSPLLWVVWKRLGPACWLLVFAPIAAIVVLDKTGFALPETADAVMWDFVTYGACWIMGFAHRDGRLARLHPTSVLLLAAMLGGAALYWQNGHQGEDAWDLNDVSESQSLYSLAFVLLTLRWQPGMAWLARVRPLDRAVTLLNNRAVTVYLWHNLAIAAIWPLLTFLALDDLGHLEKPVTLGMTFLLTGVAVLLFGWVEDLAAQRRPRLWPDAVPARAVSTATPDPVAVPMEPTGPVPAGWPEVGRDGMPRAGWSDAGRDGQPFAGRPPAGVSRHSAPPADGRKARRAAKKRDENNLIPTWWAPEE